The following are encoded in a window of Arthrobacter sp. OAP107 genomic DNA:
- the ilvD gene encoding dihydroxy-acid dehydratase: MSEDILSGTDNKPDIKPRSRVVTDGIHAAPARGMFRAVGMGDDDFAKPQIGVASSWNEITPCNLSLNRLAQGAKEGVHAGGGFPMQFGTISVSDGISMGHEGMHFSLVSREVIADSVETVMQAERIDGSVLLAGCDKSLPGMLMAAARLDLASVFLYAGSIMPGWVKLEDGSEKEVTLIDAFEAVGACAAGKMSMEDLTRIEKAICPGEGACGGMYTANTMACIGEALGMSLPGSAAPPSADRRRDEFARKSGEAVVNLLRLGITARDIMTKKAFENAIAVTMAFGGSTNAVLHLLAIAREAEVELTLDDFNRIGDKIPHLGDLKPFGRYVMTDVDKIGGVPVIMKALLDAGLLHGDCLTVTGKTVAENLASINPPDLDGKILRALDNPIHKTGGITILHGSMAPEGAVVKSAGFDADVFEGSARVFEREQGALDALDNGEIQKGDVVVIRYEGPKGGPGMREMLAITGAIKGAGLGKDVLLLTDGRFSGGTTGLCIGHVAPEAVDGGPIAFVKDGDRIRVDIAARTFDLLVDDAELEARKEGWAPLPAKFTKGVLAKYAKLVHSASTGAYCG, translated from the coding sequence ATGAGTGAGGACATCCTGAGCGGAACCGACAACAAGCCTGACATTAAGCCTCGGAGCCGGGTTGTCACCGACGGCATCCATGCAGCTCCGGCACGTGGAATGTTCCGGGCCGTCGGCATGGGCGACGACGACTTCGCCAAGCCCCAGATCGGCGTCGCGAGCTCCTGGAACGAAATCACTCCCTGCAACCTGTCCCTGAACCGGCTGGCCCAGGGCGCCAAGGAAGGCGTCCACGCCGGTGGCGGGTTCCCGATGCAGTTCGGCACCATCTCCGTTTCCGATGGCATCTCCATGGGCCACGAGGGCATGCACTTCTCACTGGTCTCCCGCGAAGTCATTGCCGACTCCGTGGAAACCGTCATGCAGGCAGAGCGTATCGACGGCTCGGTGCTGCTGGCCGGCTGCGACAAGTCCCTCCCGGGCATGCTCATGGCCGCCGCGCGCCTGGACCTGGCCAGCGTCTTCCTGTACGCCGGCTCCATCATGCCCGGCTGGGTCAAGCTGGAGGACGGCTCCGAAAAGGAAGTCACCCTGATTGACGCCTTCGAAGCCGTCGGTGCATGCGCCGCCGGCAAGATGAGCATGGAGGACCTCACCCGCATCGAGAAGGCCATCTGTCCCGGCGAAGGCGCCTGTGGCGGCATGTACACCGCCAACACCATGGCCTGCATCGGTGAGGCGCTGGGCATGTCCCTGCCCGGCTCCGCGGCCCCGCCCTCGGCGGACCGCCGTCGTGATGAGTTCGCCCGCAAGTCCGGCGAGGCAGTGGTTAACCTGCTGCGCCTGGGCATCACGGCCCGCGACATCATGACCAAGAAGGCCTTCGAGAACGCCATCGCCGTCACCATGGCCTTCGGCGGATCCACCAACGCGGTCCTGCACCTGCTGGCGATCGCCCGCGAGGCAGAGGTGGAACTGACGCTGGACGACTTCAACCGCATCGGCGACAAGATCCCGCACCTGGGCGACCTGAAGCCGTTCGGCCGCTACGTCATGACCGACGTCGACAAGATCGGCGGTGTTCCGGTGATCATGAAGGCGCTCCTGGACGCCGGCCTGCTGCACGGTGACTGCCTCACCGTCACGGGCAAGACCGTTGCGGAAAACCTCGCGTCCATCAACCCGCCGGACCTCGACGGCAAGATTCTGCGCGCGCTGGACAACCCGATCCACAAGACCGGCGGCATCACCATCCTGCACGGTTCCATGGCACCGGAAGGCGCCGTCGTGAAGAGCGCCGGCTTCGACGCGGACGTCTTCGAAGGCAGCGCCCGCGTGTTCGAGCGTGAACAGGGCGCCCTGGATGCGCTGGACAATGGCGAGATCCAGAAGGGCGACGTCGTGGTGATCCGCTACGAAGGCCCCAAGGGCGGTCCCGGCATGCGCGAGATGCTCGCCATCACCGGTGCCATCAAGGGTGCCGGCCTCGGCAAGGATGTCCTGCTGCTCACCGACGGCCGCTTCTCCGGCGGCACCACCGGCCTGTGCATCGGCCACGTTGCCCCCGAAGCGGTCGACGGCGGTCCCATCGCCTTCGTCAAGGACGGCGACCGGATCCGCGTGGACATCGCAGCACGCACCTTCGACCTGCTCGTTGACGACGCAGAACTCGAAGCCCGCAAGGAAGGCTGGGCACCGCTGCCGGCCAAGTTCACCAAGGGCGTTCTGGCCAAGTACGCCAAACTGGTGCACAGCGCCTCCACCGGAGCTTACTGCGGGTGA
- a CDS encoding acetolactate synthase large subunit: MSKGSPISPSLMASKSAGAAKAPERVGKPADAGVDTAAAASPVLGPNNVVPPTVMTGSEAIVRSLEELGVDDIFGLPGGAILPTYDPLMASKMNHVLVRHEQGAGHAAQGYAMVTGRVGVCIATSGPGATNLVTAIMDAHMDSVPLVAITGQVSSGVIGTDAFQEADIVGITMPITKHSFLVTDPNDIPHVMAEAFHLASTGRPGPVLVDVAKDAQQGQMTFSWPPKIDLPGYRPVVRGHNKQVREAAKLISAASKPVLYVGGGVVKAHAAAELRELAELTGAPVVTTLMARGVFPDSHPQHVGMPGMHGTVSAVTALQQADLLVTLGARFDDRVTGVLKTFAPNAKVIHADIDPAEISKNRTADVPIVGSVKEIIPELTEAVRTQFGTTGTPDLANWWAFLNNLKETYPLGWTEPEDGLSAPQRVIERIGALTGPEGIYVAGVGQHQMWAAQFIKYERPHAWLNSGGAGTMGYAVPAAMGAKVGEPDRVVWAIDGDGCFQMTNQELATCAINNIPIKVAVINNSSLGMVRQWQTLFYEGRYSNTDLNTGHETIRIPDFVKLGEAYGCASFRCERDEDIDATIQKALEINDRPVVIDFVVSPDSMVWPMVPAGVSNDQIQVARNMTPEWEEED, translated from the coding sequence ATGAGCAAAGGATCGCCCATCAGCCCCTCGCTGATGGCTTCAAAGTCCGCTGGAGCCGCCAAGGCTCCGGAACGGGTCGGCAAGCCGGCTGACGCCGGGGTCGACACTGCTGCAGCCGCCTCTCCTGTCCTTGGGCCGAACAACGTCGTACCCCCGACGGTGATGACCGGCTCAGAAGCAATTGTCCGTTCGCTCGAAGAACTCGGCGTCGACGACATTTTCGGTTTGCCCGGTGGCGCGATCCTGCCCACCTACGACCCCTTGATGGCCTCCAAAATGAACCACGTTCTGGTCCGTCACGAACAGGGAGCCGGCCACGCCGCGCAAGGCTACGCCATGGTCACCGGGCGGGTGGGCGTCTGCATCGCCACCTCGGGCCCGGGCGCCACCAACCTCGTCACCGCCATCATGGATGCGCATATGGATTCCGTTCCGCTCGTGGCCATCACCGGCCAGGTCTCCAGCGGAGTGATCGGCACCGATGCCTTTCAGGAAGCCGACATCGTAGGCATCACCATGCCCATCACCAAGCACTCGTTCCTGGTGACGGACCCCAACGACATCCCGCACGTCATGGCCGAGGCCTTCCACCTCGCCTCGACAGGACGTCCGGGCCCGGTCCTCGTTGACGTCGCCAAGGACGCCCAGCAGGGGCAGATGACCTTCTCCTGGCCGCCCAAGATCGACCTGCCGGGCTACCGCCCCGTGGTCCGCGGCCACAACAAGCAGGTCCGCGAGGCCGCCAAGCTGATCTCCGCCGCCAGCAAGCCCGTGCTGTACGTGGGCGGCGGTGTGGTCAAGGCCCACGCCGCGGCCGAGCTCCGCGAACTGGCCGAGCTGACCGGCGCCCCCGTGGTCACGACGCTCATGGCCCGCGGGGTGTTCCCGGATTCGCACCCGCAGCACGTGGGCATGCCCGGCATGCACGGCACGGTTTCGGCCGTGACCGCGCTGCAGCAGGCCGACCTGCTCGTAACCCTGGGTGCGCGCTTCGATGACCGCGTCACCGGCGTCCTGAAGACCTTCGCGCCCAACGCCAAGGTCATCCACGCGGACATCGACCCCGCGGAAATCTCCAAGAACCGCACCGCCGACGTTCCCATCGTGGGCTCCGTCAAGGAGATCATTCCGGAACTGACGGAAGCCGTCCGGACCCAGTTCGGCACCACCGGAACCCCGGACCTGGCCAACTGGTGGGCCTTCCTGAATAACCTGAAGGAGACCTACCCGCTGGGCTGGACCGAACCCGAGGACGGCCTGAGTGCACCGCAGCGCGTCATCGAACGCATCGGTGCCCTGACCGGTCCCGAAGGCATCTACGTGGCCGGCGTGGGCCAGCACCAGATGTGGGCCGCGCAGTTCATCAAGTACGAGCGCCCGCACGCATGGCTGAACTCCGGCGGTGCCGGCACCATGGGCTACGCCGTGCCCGCCGCCATGGGCGCCAAGGTGGGGGAGCCGGACCGCGTGGTCTGGGCCATCGACGGCGACGGCTGCTTCCAGATGACCAACCAGGAACTGGCCACCTGTGCCATCAACAACATTCCCATCAAGGTTGCTGTCATCAACAACTCCTCGCTGGGCATGGTGCGCCAGTGGCAGACCCTCTTCTACGAGGGCCGCTACTCCAACACGGACCTGAACACCGGCCACGAGACCATCCGGATCCCGGACTTCGTCAAGCTCGGCGAGGCCTACGGCTGCGCCTCCTTCCGGTGCGAACGGGACGAGGACATCGACGCAACAATCCAGAAGGCGCTGGAGATCAATGACCGCCCCGTGGTCATCGACTTCGTGGTCAGCCCCGACTCCATGGTGTGGCCGATGGTGCCCGCCGGCGTCAGCAACGACCAGATCCAGGTTGCCCGCAACATGACCCCGGAATGGGAAGAGGAGGACTGA
- the ilvN gene encoding acetolactate synthase small subunit encodes MSRHTLSVLVEDKPGVLTRVASLFARRAFNINSLAVGPTEVPGISRMTVVVDADGDLIEQVTKQLNKLVNVIKIVELTSESSVQRDHILVKVRADAATRLQVTQAADLFRASVVDVSTDSVVIEATGHPEKLTALLSVLEPFGIREIVQSGTLAVGRGSRSMSDRALRSA; translated from the coding sequence ATGAGCCGCCACACACTGTCCGTTCTGGTCGAAGACAAGCCCGGTGTGCTGACCCGCGTGGCCAGCCTTTTCGCCCGCCGCGCCTTCAACATCAATTCCCTGGCCGTCGGCCCGACGGAAGTTCCGGGCATCTCCCGGATGACCGTCGTCGTCGACGCCGACGGTGACCTGATCGAACAGGTCACCAAGCAGTTGAACAAGCTGGTCAACGTGATCAAGATTGTTGAACTGACCTCCGAATCTTCCGTACAGCGCGACCACATCCTGGTCAAGGTACGTGCGGATGCCGCAACTCGTCTGCAGGTGACCCAGGCTGCAGACCTGTTCCGTGCTTCAGTGGTCGACGTCTCCACAGACTCGGTGGTCATTGAAGCAACAGGCCATCCCGAAAAGCTCACGGCACTGCTGTCAGTGCTGGAGCCCTTCGGTATCCGCGAAATTGTGCAGTCCGGCACCTTGGCCGTTGGACGGGGATCCCGCTCCATGAGTGATCGGGCGCTGCGCTCCGCCTAA
- the ilvC gene encoding ketol-acid reductoisomerase, whose translation MTEMFYDDDADLSIIQGRKVAIVGYGSQGHAHAQNLRDSGVEVVIALKEGSKSIAKAEDAGFQVKNVADAAEWADVIMILAPDQHQRSIFNDSIKDKLTPGKALAFAHGFNIRFGYIQAPEGVDVILIAPKAPGHTVRREFEAGRGIPDIIAVEQDASGSAWDLAKSYAKAIGGTRAGVIKTTFTEETETDLFGEQAVLCGGVSQLVQYGFETLTEAGYQPQIAYFEVLHELKLIVDLMWEGGIAKQRWSVSDTAEYGDYVSGPRVITPEVKENMKAVLADVQSGAFAKRFIEDQDNGGVEFKELRAKAEQHPIEGVGRELRSLFSWQQQDQDYVEGSAAR comes from the coding sequence GTGACTGAAATGTTTTACGACGACGACGCCGACCTGTCGATCATCCAGGGCCGCAAGGTTGCCATTGTCGGCTACGGCTCCCAGGGCCACGCCCACGCGCAGAACCTGCGCGATTCCGGTGTCGAGGTTGTCATCGCCCTCAAGGAAGGCTCCAAGTCCATCGCCAAGGCCGAGGACGCGGGCTTCCAGGTCAAGAACGTTGCCGACGCCGCCGAATGGGCCGACGTCATCATGATCCTGGCGCCGGACCAGCACCAGCGCTCGATCTTCAACGACTCCATCAAGGACAAGCTGACCCCGGGCAAGGCCCTCGCCTTCGCTCACGGCTTCAACATCCGCTTTGGCTACATCCAGGCACCGGAGGGCGTTGACGTCATCCTGATCGCCCCGAAGGCCCCGGGCCACACGGTCCGCCGCGAATTCGAAGCCGGCCGCGGCATCCCGGACATCATCGCTGTTGAGCAGGACGCTTCCGGTTCCGCCTGGGACCTGGCCAAGTCCTACGCCAAGGCCATCGGCGGCACCCGCGCCGGCGTCATCAAGACCACCTTCACCGAAGAGACCGAAACCGACCTCTTCGGCGAGCAGGCTGTCCTCTGCGGCGGCGTGTCCCAGCTGGTCCAGTACGGCTTCGAAACCCTGACCGAAGCCGGCTACCAGCCGCAGATCGCCTACTTCGAGGTGCTGCACGAGCTCAAGCTCATCGTTGACCTCATGTGGGAAGGCGGCATCGCCAAGCAGCGCTGGAGCGTTTCCGACACCGCAGAATACGGCGACTACGTCTCCGGCCCGCGCGTCATCACCCCTGAGGTGAAGGAAAACATGAAGGCCGTCCTCGCAGACGTCCAGTCCGGTGCCTTCGCCAAGCGCTTCATCGAAGACCAGGACAACGGCGGCGTCGAGTTCAAGGAGCTGCGCGCCAAGGCTGAGCAGCACCCGATCGAGGGCGTTGGCCGCGAACTGCGCTCCCTGTTCTCCTGGCAGCAGCAGGACCAGGACTACGTCGAAGGCTCTGCAGCCCGCTAA
- the serA gene encoding phosphoglycerate dehydrogenase, with protein sequence MSKPVVLLAEELSPATIEALGPDFEIRQTDGADRSQLLSAIADVDAILVRSATKVDAEAIAAAKNLKVIARAGVGLDNVDIKAATQAGVMVVNAPTSNIVSAAELTVGHILSLARHIPQASAALKDGEWKRSKYTGIELFEKKIGIIGLGRIGALVAARLQGFDTEILAFDPYITSARAAQLGVKLVTLDELLAQSDFVTIHMPKTPETVGMLGADAFKKMKSTAYVINVARGGLVDEEALYTALQDRQIAGAAVDVFVQEPSTDLPFFKLDNVVVTPHLGASTDEAQEKAGVSVAKSVRLALAGELVPDAVNVAGGVIAPDVRPGIPLIEKLGRIFTALTHASVTQIDVEVAGEIAALDVKVLELAALKGIFADVVTEQVSYVNAPVIAEQRGINVRLITTPEAEDYRNVLTLRGALSDGAQISVAGTLTGPKQVQKLVGVNGYDVEIPISEHLVVVSYADRPGVIGTIGHILGMNNINIGGMQVARNAEGGQVLALLTIDSSVPQQVLDAIKAGIGAEMVREVDLED encoded by the coding sequence GTGTCAAAACCCGTAGTATTGCTTGCCGAAGAACTTTCGCCCGCCACCATCGAGGCCCTTGGCCCGGACTTTGAAATCCGCCAGACCGACGGCGCCGATCGTTCCCAGCTGCTCTCTGCCATCGCGGACGTTGACGCCATCCTGGTCCGCTCCGCCACCAAGGTGGACGCCGAGGCCATTGCCGCCGCGAAGAACCTGAAGGTCATCGCCCGTGCCGGCGTCGGCCTGGACAACGTCGACATCAAGGCCGCCACCCAGGCCGGTGTCATGGTGGTCAACGCCCCGACGTCGAACATCGTGTCCGCCGCGGAACTGACCGTCGGCCACATCCTGAGCCTGGCCCGCCACATCCCGCAGGCCAGCGCCGCCCTGAAGGACGGCGAATGGAAGCGTTCCAAGTACACCGGCATTGAACTGTTCGAGAAGAAGATCGGCATCATCGGCCTGGGCCGCATCGGCGCGCTGGTGGCCGCCCGCCTGCAGGGCTTTGACACCGAGATCCTCGCGTTCGACCCCTACATCACCTCCGCCCGCGCCGCGCAACTCGGCGTGAAGCTCGTCACCCTGGACGAACTGCTCGCGCAGTCCGACTTTGTCACCATCCACATGCCCAAGACACCGGAAACGGTCGGCATGCTCGGCGCCGACGCTTTCAAGAAGATGAAGAGCACGGCCTACGTAATCAACGTGGCCCGCGGCGGCCTCGTTGACGAGGAAGCCCTCTACACCGCGCTGCAGGACCGCCAGATCGCCGGTGCCGCCGTGGACGTCTTCGTCCAGGAGCCCAGCACCGACCTGCCGTTCTTCAAGCTGGACAACGTTGTGGTCACCCCGCACCTGGGCGCGTCCACGGACGAGGCACAGGAAAAGGCCGGCGTCTCCGTCGCCAAGTCCGTCCGCCTCGCCCTCGCCGGGGAACTGGTCCCGGACGCCGTGAACGTCGCCGGCGGCGTGATCGCACCCGACGTCCGACCGGGCATCCCGCTGATCGAGAAGCTGGGCCGCATCTTCACCGCGCTGACCCACGCCTCCGTGACCCAGATCGACGTCGAGGTTGCCGGCGAAATCGCCGCCCTGGACGTCAAGGTCCTGGAGCTCGCCGCCCTCAAGGGGATCTTCGCCGACGTCGTCACCGAGCAGGTGTCCTACGTCAACGCGCCGGTGATCGCCGAGCAGCGCGGCATCAACGTCCGCCTCATCACCACCCCCGAGGCCGAGGACTACCGCAACGTCCTGACGCTGCGTGGCGCCCTGAGCGACGGTGCGCAGATTTCGGTGGCCGGTACCCTGACCGGTCCCAAGCAGGTGCAGAAGCTCGTCGGCGTGAACGGCTACGACGTCGAGATCCCCATCAGCGAGCACCTCGTGGTGGTGTCCTACGCCGACCGTCCGGGCGTCATCGGCACCATCGGCCACATCCTGGGCATGAACAACATCAACATCGGCGGCATGCAGGTGGCACGGAACGCGGAGGGCGGCCAGGTCCTGGCGCTGCTCACCATCGACAGCTCCGTCCCGCAGCAGGTGCTGGACGCCATCAAGGCCGGCATCGGTGCCGAGATGGTGCGCGAAGTGGACCTCGAGGACTAG
- a CDS encoding FtsX-like permease family protein — MNAVQRFIRSKVLLLTAAILIFAMCLSVLVQTQSQAALNRTVDQNSRGLYDILVQAKAGSDGTLMQPEIATGQGGISFDQLQKIRDLSGTAVAAPISLVSRVTQNLETPRLEAMDYLGFNAGLVGTATAGQPGGTDPSKWPAAQSVLSDTPKKYRLTASATSSDGSSQHTLFKSTAEGTLGKGKLVEQQVDGGNSIRIAGPDGETGIKFPAPAGGSEHNLFNLTVALPMAPEVTESVVAVDPVSERALLGTAGDFLAPLEKAPPADARSAEAVGQHLESLFTTGIGMKELEEGPDFLGVKLKYWAPITTQYQQAKRNGQLTEDSQAIPLIVRSGTSVDLKYSVKIEEIDDSGNVVKEVGTAERSLDKDYLPFVSKSPFALSWPGSTDYSKLLGNSANFSRGLYNPATWSTNFASAPKYTDGSTAGNGAEDKTATPGEWVTVNRLPEKSATGEAVDQTQRNPVDERSYRENLETGKKLATPLAMVYGTFDPAAVQQAAGDVNRLPLGGYDPTPMTLTKDAQGKDISGTTLKPSLSATGLVSQSAGAITDYYGLAAARGYEKNASVIDAVRVRASAAGSWKQVQPEVDKLAAEIRDMGLEATVVAGSAREDASIFVPGYSKDDAGKESALGTVQQSWVRQNAADAVAGSLTATNLTLLFLTLCGAALLTGASTVSYVRLRRSEAGTLRAMGWTQRRIRSWVLEEFAVGAGLLAVAGIVLSLLSWNIATAIVSASVLALYLGAAFFAAQQLRHREVVDQEPQHDEKLIAVDSPLTFANRQLSTHRFNAISLAVAVGVFASAVGGLIALLIDIPRAAGASALSGLAAASVALPSIILGLSGVAVGLLLTLVTGRFELKAKRRYLGTLQAMGWNPDMLGQVRFFENALVGAVAVPLGILGALGIGLVLAPYAALWAAVAGLVAVLCWIPIATKVVK, encoded by the coding sequence ATGAACGCCGTCCAGAGGTTCATCAGAAGCAAAGTGCTGCTGCTGACCGCTGCAATTCTGATCTTCGCCATGTGCCTGTCCGTCCTCGTCCAGACCCAGTCGCAGGCAGCGCTGAACCGGACCGTGGACCAGAACTCGCGCGGGCTCTACGACATCCTGGTCCAAGCCAAGGCCGGCTCGGACGGCACGCTCATGCAGCCCGAAATTGCCACCGGCCAGGGCGGCATCAGCTTCGACCAGCTACAGAAGATCCGGGACCTCTCCGGCACCGCTGTCGCCGCGCCCATCAGCCTCGTCTCGCGCGTGACGCAGAACCTCGAGACGCCGCGCCTGGAGGCCATGGACTACCTGGGCTTCAACGCCGGGCTCGTCGGCACCGCGACCGCCGGGCAGCCCGGCGGCACCGACCCCAGCAAGTGGCCGGCAGCGCAGTCCGTGCTGAGCGACACCCCCAAGAAGTACCGCCTCACGGCCAGCGCCACGAGCTCCGACGGATCCTCGCAGCACACCCTCTTCAAGTCCACTGCCGAGGGCACCCTCGGCAAGGGCAAGCTCGTCGAGCAGCAGGTCGACGGCGGCAACAGCATCCGGATCGCCGGTCCCGACGGCGAGACCGGAATCAAGTTCCCTGCTCCGGCCGGCGGGTCCGAGCACAACCTGTTCAACCTCACTGTTGCCCTGCCCATGGCTCCGGAGGTCACGGAGTCTGTGGTCGCCGTCGACCCCGTCTCCGAGCGTGCCCTGCTGGGCACCGCCGGTGACTTCCTGGCGCCGCTGGAGAAGGCACCCCCGGCCGACGCCCGCAGCGCCGAGGCGGTCGGCCAGCACCTGGAGAGCCTCTTCACCACGGGCATCGGCATGAAGGAACTCGAGGAGGGCCCCGACTTCCTCGGTGTGAAGCTCAAGTACTGGGCTCCCATCACGACCCAGTACCAGCAGGCCAAGCGCAACGGCCAGCTCACCGAGGACTCCCAGGCCATTCCCCTGATCGTCCGCTCCGGTACGTCCGTCGACCTGAAGTACTCCGTGAAAATCGAGGAGATCGACGACTCCGGAAACGTGGTCAAGGAGGTTGGCACCGCCGAACGCTCCCTGGACAAGGACTACCTGCCCTTCGTTTCCAAGTCGCCCTTTGCGCTGTCCTGGCCCGGGTCCACGGACTACTCGAAGCTGCTTGGCAACTCGGCGAACTTCAGCCGCGGCCTCTACAACCCCGCCACCTGGAGCACCAACTTCGCGTCCGCCCCCAAGTACACGGACGGCTCCACCGCAGGCAACGGTGCCGAGGACAAGACCGCCACCCCGGGCGAGTGGGTCACCGTGAACCGCCTGCCGGAGAAGAGCGCCACCGGCGAGGCCGTGGACCAGACCCAGCGGAACCCCGTGGACGAGCGCTCCTACCGGGAGAACCTCGAAACGGGCAAGAAGCTTGCCACCCCGCTCGCCATGGTTTACGGCACCTTCGATCCCGCCGCCGTCCAGCAGGCGGCCGGGGACGTCAACCGGCTTCCGCTAGGCGGCTACGATCCCACGCCCATGACGCTGACCAAGGACGCGCAGGGCAAGGACATTTCGGGCACCACGCTCAAGCCCTCCCTGAGCGCCACCGGGCTCGTCAGCCAGTCGGCCGGCGCCATCACCGACTACTATGGTCTGGCTGCAGCCCGCGGCTATGAAAAGAACGCCTCCGTCATCGACGCCGTCCGCGTCCGCGCCAGTGCGGCCGGCAGCTGGAAGCAGGTCCAGCCTGAGGTGGACAAGCTCGCCGCCGAGATCCGGGACATGGGGCTCGAAGCCACCGTTGTGGCCGGTTCCGCCCGCGAGGACGCCAGTATCTTCGTTCCCGGCTACTCCAAGGACGACGCCGGCAAGGAGTCCGCGCTCGGCACCGTCCAGCAGTCGTGGGTCCGGCAGAACGCCGCCGACGCTGTGGCCGGCTCGCTGACCGCGACGAACCTGACGCTGCTGTTCCTCACCCTCTGCGGTGCCGCGCTGCTGACCGGCGCCTCGACTGTCAGCTACGTGCGGCTTCGCCGCAGTGAAGCCGGCACACTGCGCGCCATGGGCTGGACCCAGCGCCGGATCCGCTCATGGGTCCTGGAGGAATTCGCCGTGGGCGCCGGACTGCTGGCGGTTGCCGGCATTGTGCTCAGCCTGTTGAGCTGGAATATCGCCACCGCCATCGTCTCGGCGTCCGTGCTGGCCCTGTACCTGGGCGCGGCCTTCTTCGCCGCCCAGCAGCTGCGCCACCGCGAGGTGGTCGACCAGGAGCCGCAGCACGACGAGAAGCTCATCGCCGTCGACTCGCCGCTGACCTTCGCGAACCGGCAGCTGAGCACGCACCGGTTCAACGCCATCTCGCTGGCCGTCGCGGTTGGTGTGTTCGCGTCGGCGGTTGGCGGCCTGATCGCCCTGCTGATCGACATCCCGCGGGCCGCCGGCGCCAGCGCCCTCAGCGGCCTGGCTGCCGCCAGCGTGGCCCTGCCCAGCATCATCCTCGGCCTGTCCGGCGTGGCGGTGGGGCTCCTGCTTACGCTGGTGACCGGGCGCTTCGAGCTGAAGGCCAAGCGCCGCTATCTCGGCACGCTGCAGGCGATGGGCTGGAATCCTGACATGCTGGGCCAGGTCCGCTTCTTCGAGAATGCCCTGGTGGGCGCGGTTGCCGTTCCGCTGGGCATCCTTGGCGCCCTGGGCATCGGCCTTGTTCTTGCCCCCTACGCCGCGCTGTGGGCCGCAGTGGCCGGACTTGTGGCTGTTCTCTGCTGGATTCCGATTGCAACGAAAGTGGTCAAATGA
- a CDS encoding ATP-binding cassette domain-containing protein: MTNDLNLRRSRGNNEGETPAQTRANTIVKAADHATPLELNNITIRYGGGKNGSDAVSVVEGFDLTLNAGEMHCVAGRSGSGKTSILTVGAGLTLPTSGRVLWEGDSLETMSDDEIADRRRALIGYVDQGGALIDGMSALENVLLPAVPDGEVEQRREMAKDLLDLVGLGRRMRHRPEQLSGGERQRVAIARALILGTRVLVVDEPTASLDRASANRIISILKDTTSDGIAVLVASHDHELVRLSDTLTELI; the protein is encoded by the coding sequence ATGACTAACGACCTGAACCTTCGCCGCTCGCGCGGGAACAACGAAGGCGAAACCCCCGCCCAGACCCGGGCCAACACCATCGTCAAGGCAGCCGACCACGCCACGCCGCTGGAGTTGAACAACATCACCATCCGTTACGGCGGAGGCAAGAACGGGTCCGACGCCGTCAGCGTCGTGGAAGGCTTCGACCTCACCCTGAACGCGGGGGAGATGCACTGCGTGGCCGGCCGAAGCGGCTCGGGCAAGACCAGCATCCTGACCGTCGGAGCGGGCCTGACCCTGCCGACGTCGGGCCGGGTGCTGTGGGAGGGGGACTCCCTCGAAACCATGTCCGACGACGAGATCGCCGACCGCCGCCGTGCCCTGATCGGGTACGTTGACCAGGGCGGCGCCCTCATCGACGGCATGAGCGCACTCGAAAACGTGCTCCTCCCGGCCGTACCTGACGGCGAGGTGGAGCAGCGGCGCGAGATGGCCAAAGACCTGCTGGACCTCGTGGGCCTCGGCCGCCGCATGCGGCACCGTCCCGAGCAGCTCTCCGGCGGTGAGCGCCAGCGCGTGGCCATCGCCCGGGCCCTGATCCTGGGCACCCGCGTCCTGGTGGTGGATGAGCCCACGGCGAGCCTGGACCGGGCCTCCGCCAACCGCATCATCAGCATCCTGAAGGACACCACGTCCGACGGCATCGCAGTCCTCGTGGCGTCACATGACCACGAACTGGTCCGGCTGAGCGATACGCTGACCGAACTGATCTAG